A stretch of the Streptomyces venezuelae genome encodes the following:
- a CDS encoding DEAD/DEAH box helicase — protein MLPEISDLIRCSTVFLSADPARTGRVAFWRPDSPVGPGSPVGPVAGPVDRAGTLEELTVVTPELRRATVTALVLPVAEALPLLTRARAAAGPPDGAPVHTSPAAFWGAAALLALRFAARGLLLPGLSPTEHDAWRIGPLDAEDLAHVRELAAAMPAAARCVPVDPAPADGGTLRLPAAEPLLRAFLDAVADALPRSPAAPAAAGGPAFAAPEPARYPGLRSWAAEVAAGHDAGVRISLRLELTDRPGRPEAPGFRAVLQLHSLSDPAVVADAAEVWAGSGAAAAGFAPRARMDALLALRRAARLWAPLTPLLTAAVPGSVELADEEVTELLGEAAQALAADGVQVHWPRGIALGLTARAVVGGAESTGPDRAGRTGASGLFSPGALLSFDWRHSLGDQASADALTPAELDRLAESHRPLVRLRDQWVLIDPAEARRARARQDRKVTAADALAAVLTGSAEVDGREVAVTAAGPLARLHAELAADPEDPAARTQPSARQPIAQPAALAAELRDYQLRGLAWLARMTALGLGGCLADDMGLGKTVTLISLHLHRQQDPTTAGPTLVVCPASLLGNWQREFARFAPGTPVQRFHGSGRSLAGLPRDAVVLTTYGTLRLDAPTLAAIPWGLVVADEAQHVKNPHSSTARALRTVPSPARVALTGTPVENNLTELWAILDWTTPGLLGRLGTFRSRYAEAVERGRDPQATARLGALVRPFLLRRRKSDPGIAPELPPKTETDHPVALGPEQAGLYEAVVRETLAAISAADGMERRGLIVKLLTSLKQICNHPAQYTKEGGGGGGGGGGRSGKLELLDELLDTILAEGASVLVFTQYVAMARILEKHLAGRGIATQLLHGGTPVPRREDLVDRFQSGEVPVFLLSLKAAGTGLNLTRASHVVHYDRWWNPAVEEQATDRAYRIGQTQPVQVHRIIAEGTVEDRIAELLERKRALADAVLAGGEAALTELTDAELAELVALRRTERDGGTER, from the coding sequence GTGCTCCCAGAGATCTCCGACCTCATCCGCTGCTCCACCGTCTTCCTGTCCGCCGACCCCGCCCGCACCGGCCGGGTCGCGTTCTGGCGCCCTGACAGCCCGGTCGGCCCGGGCAGCCCGGTCGGCCCTGTCGCCGGCCCGGTCGACCGGGCCGGAACCCTCGAAGAACTGACCGTCGTCACCCCCGAGCTCCGCCGGGCCACCGTGACCGCTCTCGTCCTGCCGGTGGCGGAGGCGCTCCCGCTGCTCACCCGGGCCCGCGCCGCGGCCGGCCCTCCTGACGGCGCTCCCGTCCACACGTCCCCCGCCGCGTTCTGGGGTGCCGCCGCCCTGCTCGCGCTGCGCTTCGCCGCCCGCGGGCTACTGCTGCCCGGCCTGTCCCCCACCGAGCACGATGCCTGGCGCATCGGCCCGCTGGACGCCGAGGACCTCGCACACGTACGGGAGCTGGCCGCGGCGATGCCGGCTGCCGCCCGCTGCGTCCCGGTGGACCCGGCCCCTGCCGACGGCGGCACGCTGCGGCTGCCCGCAGCCGAGCCGCTGCTGCGCGCCTTCCTCGATGCGGTCGCCGACGCGCTCCCCCGCTCCCCCGCCGCCCCGGCCGCAGCAGGCGGACCGGCTTTCGCCGCGCCCGAGCCGGCCCGGTACCCCGGCCTGCGCTCCTGGGCCGCCGAGGTCGCGGCCGGCCACGATGCCGGCGTACGCATCTCCCTGCGCCTCGAACTGACGGACCGGCCTGGCCGACCCGAGGCGCCCGGCTTCCGTGCCGTGCTCCAGCTGCACAGCCTCTCCGACCCGGCCGTGGTCGCCGATGCCGCCGAGGTGTGGGCCGGTTCGGGCGCCGCAGCCGCCGGTTTCGCCCCGCGCGCCCGGATGGACGCACTGCTCGCGCTCCGCCGGGCGGCCCGCCTGTGGGCCCCGCTCACCCCGCTGCTCACCGCCGCCGTTCCCGGCTCCGTCGAACTCGCCGACGAGGAGGTCACCGAACTGCTCGGCGAGGCCGCGCAGGCCCTGGCCGCCGACGGGGTCCAGGTGCACTGGCCCCGCGGCATCGCGCTCGGACTCACCGCCCGCGCCGTGGTCGGCGGGGCCGAGTCCACCGGCCCGGACCGCGCCGGCCGCACCGGCGCATCCGGCCTGTTCTCCCCCGGCGCCCTGCTCTCCTTCGACTGGCGTCACTCGCTCGGCGACCAGGCCTCCGCCGACGCCCTCACCCCCGCCGAACTCGACCGGCTCGCCGAGTCCCACCGCCCCCTGGTACGGCTGCGCGACCAGTGGGTGCTGATCGACCCGGCCGAAGCCCGCCGGGCCCGCGCCCGCCAGGACCGCAAGGTCACCGCCGCCGACGCGCTGGCCGCCGTACTCACCGGATCGGCCGAGGTCGACGGCCGGGAGGTGGCGGTCACCGCGGCCGGCCCGCTGGCCCGGCTGCACGCCGAACTCGCCGCGGATCCTGAGGATCCGGCCGCCCGTACGCAGCCCTCCGCTCGGCAGCCGATCGCCCAGCCCGCCGCCCTCGCCGCCGAACTCCGCGACTACCAGCTGCGCGGCCTCGCCTGGCTGGCCCGGATGACCGCCCTCGGCCTCGGCGGCTGCCTCGCCGACGACATGGGCCTCGGCAAGACCGTCACCCTCATCTCCCTCCACCTCCACCGGCAGCAGGACCCGACGACGGCCGGCCCCACCCTCGTCGTCTGCCCGGCCTCCCTGCTCGGCAACTGGCAGCGGGAGTTCGCCCGGTTCGCCCCGGGCACCCCCGTCCAGCGCTTCCACGGCTCCGGCCGCAGTCTGGCCGGCCTGCCCCGCGATGCCGTCGTGCTCACCACGTACGGCACGCTGCGGCTGGACGCCCCCACCCTCGCCGCCATCCCCTGGGGCCTGGTCGTCGCCGACGAGGCGCAGCACGTCAAGAACCCGCATTCGAGCACCGCCAGGGCGCTGCGCACGGTGCCCTCCCCGGCGCGGGTGGCCCTCACCGGCACCCCGGTCGAGAACAACCTCACCGAGCTGTGGGCGATCCTCGACTGGACCACACCCGGGTTGCTCGGCCGCCTCGGGACCTTCCGCAGCCGCTACGCGGAGGCCGTCGAGCGGGGCCGTGACCCCCAGGCGACCGCACGGCTGGGAGCCCTCGTACGGCCGTTCCTGCTGCGCCGACGCAAGTCGGACCCGGGCATCGCACCGGAACTGCCGCCCAAGACGGAGACCGACCACCCCGTCGCGCTCGGCCCCGAGCAGGCCGGGCTGTACGAGGCGGTGGTCCGCGAGACCCTCGCCGCGATCTCGGCGGCCGACGGGATGGAGCGCCGCGGGCTGATCGTCAAGCTGCTGACCTCCCTCAAGCAGATCTGCAACCACCCCGCCCAGTACACGAAGGAGGGTGGTGGCGGTGGCGGTGGTGGCGGCGGCCGGTCGGGAAAGCTGGAACTCCTCGACGAACTGCTGGACACGATCCTGGCCGAAGGCGCCTCGGTGCTGGTCTTCACCCAGTACGTGGCGATGGCCCGGATCCTGGAGAAGCACCTGGCGGGCCGTGGGATCGCGACCCAGCTGCTGCACGGCGGTACCCCGGTGCCGCGCCGGGAGGACCTCGTCGACCGCTTCCAGTCCGGTGAGGTCCCGGTGTTCCTGCTGTCCCTCAAGGCGGCGGGCACCGGTCTGAACCTCACCCGGGCCTCCCATGTCGTCCACTACGACCGCTGGTGGAACCCGGCCGTGGAGGAACAGGCCACCGACCGCGCCTACCGGATCGGCCAGACCCAGCCCGTCCAGGTCCACCGGATCATCGCCGAAGGCACCGTGGAGGACCGGATCGCCGAACTGCTGGAACGCAAACGGGCGCTGGCCGATGCCGTACTGGCCGGGGGCGAGGCGGCGCTGACCGAACTGACGGATGCGGAACTGGCCGAGCTCGTCGCCCTGCGACGCACCGAGCGGGACGGAGGGACGGAACGATGA